One window of Lytechinus variegatus isolate NC3 chromosome 2, Lvar_3.0, whole genome shotgun sequence genomic DNA carries:
- the LOC121408670 gene encoding proline-rich protein 11-like isoform X2, whose product MKHRSNKVNFLSYSSHRKRRGNRRKVREPSKSLSTSTVTLPGLHEQTDASRMEFDVSQMLLDYSLGDHIQELDRSSSSSGSMIPFMDASSWLAVAGEISLTKLPTTLYHVCNWWKTKVNESLEFAKDVVFPSRVYRRELYATQEQIILLQEQLQRITEEMKSKKSAENTSAASSCSHCCCPLHSPTATNPIVGAVDQPSTITLPPGSSTLPSVPPPLPLPPPPPPPATLMPPPPPPPPPPPPAVVPPKDWRKDLPKRKKSTSNENKEANKNPAISLDDIKGVKLKKVDRTIKRSKSSSGSGPLVTLSDLQAVQLKKSFKSSTQSPQITSPMNLRKRLSLEAVDFRMSLKRVGLPRSPGGTPFRMKPTESGVGLTPIMTRALKRKFRSVTTPPSPWSRHASPSSSDTSPFTPPGIRF is encoded by the exons ATGAAGCACCGCAGCAATAAAGTGAATTTCTTGTCGTATTCTTCACATCGTAAGAGAAGAGGCAATCGGAGGAAAGTGAGGGAGCCGTCCAAAAGTCTGTCAACATCAACAGTGACCCTTCCAGGACTTCATGAACAGACTGATGCCTCAAGAATGGAATTTGATGTCTCTCAAAT GTTACTTGATTATAGTCTTGGTGATCACATCCAGGAATTAGATcgctcatcatcatcttcaggCAGTATGATTCCATTCATGGATGCAAGTTCTTGGCTGGCAGTGGCTGGAGAAATAAGTCTAACCAAGCTGCCAACTACTCTCTATCATGTCTGTAATTGGTGGAAAACGAAAGTTAATGAG AGCCTGGAGTTTGCCAAAGATGTAGTGTTTCCATCTCGTGTCTACCGTAGGGAGCTTTATGCCACCCAAGAACAGATCATTCTCCTTCAAGAACAACTTCAGAGAATCACAGAAGAGATGAAATCAAAG AAATCAGCGGAAAATACATCTGCAGCTTCAAGTTGCTCCCATTGTTGCTGTCCACTGCACAGCCCTACAGCAACCAACCCTATCGTAGGGGCAGTAGACCAACCTTCTACTATCACACTGCCACCAGGCTCTTCAACTCTACCAAGTGTGCCGCCGCCACTACCACTGccaccacccccacccccaccagCAACACTTATGCCCCCacctccccctcctccccctccccctccaccaGCAGTTGTTCCTCCTAAAGACTGGAGAAAGGACCTACCCAAGAGAAAGAAAAGCACCAGCAATGAAAATAAG GAAGCGAATAAAAATCCTGCTATTTCCTTGGATGACATCAAAGGAGTGAAACTAAAAAAAGTGGATAGGACAATTAAG AGGTCTAAATCCTCATCTGGCAGTGGGCCTCTTGTAACGTTATCTGATCTTCAAGCTGtgcaactcaaaaaatctttCAAGTCTTCAACTCAGTCCCCTCAAATCACATCTCCCATGAATCTGAGGAAAAG GTTATCATTAGAGGCAGTGGACTTCAGGATGTCTTTGAAGAGAGTTGGTTTGCCGAGAAGTCCAGGTGGCACTCCGTTCCGCATGAAACCGACTGAGAGTGGGGTAGGGCTTACTCCTATAATGACCAGGGCTCTCAAGAGGAAATTCAGG
- the LOC121408670 gene encoding proline-rich protein 11-like isoform X1: protein MPSARCSKYQKHMKHRSNKVNFLSYSSHRKRRGNRRKVREPSKSLSTSTVTLPGLHEQTDASRMEFDVSQMLLDYSLGDHIQELDRSSSSSGSMIPFMDASSWLAVAGEISLTKLPTTLYHVCNWWKTKVNESLEFAKDVVFPSRVYRRELYATQEQIILLQEQLQRITEEMKSKKSAENTSAASSCSHCCCPLHSPTATNPIVGAVDQPSTITLPPGSSTLPSVPPPLPLPPPPPPPATLMPPPPPPPPPPPPAVVPPKDWRKDLPKRKKSTSNENKEANKNPAISLDDIKGVKLKKVDRTIKRSKSSSGSGPLVTLSDLQAVQLKKSFKSSTQSPQITSPMNLRKRLSLEAVDFRMSLKRVGLPRSPGGTPFRMKPTESGVGLTPIMTRALKRKFRSVTTPPSPWSRHASPSSSDTSPFTPPGIRF, encoded by the exons ATGCCGTCAGCTCGGTGCAGCAAGTATCAAAAGCAT ATGAAGCACCGCAGCAATAAAGTGAATTTCTTGTCGTATTCTTCACATCGTAAGAGAAGAGGCAATCGGAGGAAAGTGAGGGAGCCGTCCAAAAGTCTGTCAACATCAACAGTGACCCTTCCAGGACTTCATGAACAGACTGATGCCTCAAGAATGGAATTTGATGTCTCTCAAAT GTTACTTGATTATAGTCTTGGTGATCACATCCAGGAATTAGATcgctcatcatcatcttcaggCAGTATGATTCCATTCATGGATGCAAGTTCTTGGCTGGCAGTGGCTGGAGAAATAAGTCTAACCAAGCTGCCAACTACTCTCTATCATGTCTGTAATTGGTGGAAAACGAAAGTTAATGAG AGCCTGGAGTTTGCCAAAGATGTAGTGTTTCCATCTCGTGTCTACCGTAGGGAGCTTTATGCCACCCAAGAACAGATCATTCTCCTTCAAGAACAACTTCAGAGAATCACAGAAGAGATGAAATCAAAG AAATCAGCGGAAAATACATCTGCAGCTTCAAGTTGCTCCCATTGTTGCTGTCCACTGCACAGCCCTACAGCAACCAACCCTATCGTAGGGGCAGTAGACCAACCTTCTACTATCACACTGCCACCAGGCTCTTCAACTCTACCAAGTGTGCCGCCGCCACTACCACTGccaccacccccacccccaccagCAACACTTATGCCCCCacctccccctcctccccctccccctccaccaGCAGTTGTTCCTCCTAAAGACTGGAGAAAGGACCTACCCAAGAGAAAGAAAAGCACCAGCAATGAAAATAAG GAAGCGAATAAAAATCCTGCTATTTCCTTGGATGACATCAAAGGAGTGAAACTAAAAAAAGTGGATAGGACAATTAAG AGGTCTAAATCCTCATCTGGCAGTGGGCCTCTTGTAACGTTATCTGATCTTCAAGCTGtgcaactcaaaaaatctttCAAGTCTTCAACTCAGTCCCCTCAAATCACATCTCCCATGAATCTGAGGAAAAG GTTATCATTAGAGGCAGTGGACTTCAGGATGTCTTTGAAGAGAGTTGGTTTGCCGAGAAGTCCAGGTGGCACTCCGTTCCGCATGAAACCGACTGAGAGTGGGGTAGGGCTTACTCCTATAATGACCAGGGCTCTCAAGAGGAAATTCAGG